A region of Prosthecobacter fusiformis DNA encodes the following proteins:
- a CDS encoding response regulator has protein sequence MPIERITVLLAEDHTIVRQGLRALLELEGDMRVIGEAENGRQAVELTRKLSPALVVMDIAMPLLNGLEATRQILAEKPATKILILSAHSDDAYVNLVMTLGASGYLIKQTAARVLPEAIRKIHQGHSFFSPSISRRLLQQKSSQRGDPNVRKTASPLTSREMEVLQLIAEGNANKETAEELNISIKTVEKHRQSLMHKLNIHDTARLTRYAIATGIIESSVQVTII, from the coding sequence ATGCCCATAGAACGAATAACCGTGTTGCTGGCAGAAGACCACACCATCGTCCGGCAAGGACTACGGGCGCTTCTGGAACTGGAAGGTGACATGCGAGTCATCGGCGAGGCTGAAAACGGACGCCAAGCGGTGGAACTGACTCGCAAACTTTCCCCGGCTTTGGTGGTGATGGACATCGCGATGCCTCTGCTAAACGGTCTTGAAGCCACACGCCAAATTCTTGCGGAGAAACCTGCCACCAAAATACTCATCCTCTCCGCTCACAGTGATGATGCCTATGTAAATCTGGTTATGACCCTGGGTGCCTCTGGTTACCTCATCAAACAAACAGCGGCACGCGTCCTGCCGGAAGCGATACGTAAGATTCATCAAGGCCATTCCTTCTTTAGTCCCAGCATCTCACGACGACTGCTACAGCAGAAATCATCACAGCGAGGAGACCCGAATGTTAGAAAAACAGCCTCACCATTGACCTCCCGTGAAATGGAGGTGCTTCAACTCATCGCCGAGGGGAATGCGAATAAAGAAACGGCAGAAGAACTGAATATCAGCATCAAGACGGTAGAAAAACATCGGCAGTCCCTCATGCATAAGCTCAACATTCATGACACGGCCAGGCTGACTCGTTACGCCATCGCCACAGGCATCATTGAGAGCAGTGTGCAGGTAACAATCATTTGA
- a CDS encoding zinc-dependent alcohol dehydrogenase family protein, producing the protein MKALVYQGPGKKSLGDVPQPVLQEATDAIVRITKTTLCGTDLHILKGNVPTVAEGRVLGHEGIGVVVQAGSGVVRFKSGDLVVISCITACGHCEFCRRGMCSHCEKGGWMLGNTIDGTQAEFVRIPFADNSLHPIPENANEEAMVMLSDILPTGYECGVLSGCVRPGDSVAIIGAGPIGLAALLTAQFYSPADIIVIDHDEHRLDVAKKLGATRLVNSSNRGTVEKAMAMTMGRGVDVAIEAVGLPETFEICQSIIAPGGHIANIGVHGQSVPLHLERLWNQNITITTRLVDATTTALLLKSVVSGRLLPRQLITHRFPFGEILSAYDIFAKPSHEKALKIILTNSFPEMSAG; encoded by the coding sequence ATGAAAGCACTCGTTTATCAAGGGCCGGGAAAAAAATCTCTGGGGGATGTGCCTCAACCAGTCCTCCAGGAAGCCACGGACGCCATCGTACGTATAACAAAAACGACTCTTTGCGGTACCGATCTGCACATCCTCAAAGGCAATGTGCCAACCGTGGCAGAAGGCCGGGTCCTCGGGCATGAAGGCATCGGCGTGGTAGTGCAGGCAGGATCTGGCGTCGTGAGGTTTAAAAGCGGAGACCTTGTCGTTATTTCCTGCATCACCGCCTGTGGTCACTGTGAGTTTTGTCGCCGAGGGATGTGCTCCCACTGTGAAAAGGGTGGATGGATGTTAGGAAATACCATTGATGGTACCCAGGCTGAATTTGTCCGCATCCCTTTTGCTGATAACAGCCTGCACCCTATCCCCGAAAATGCGAATGAGGAAGCGATGGTGATGCTCAGTGACATCCTCCCCACCGGTTATGAATGCGGGGTGCTCAGCGGTTGTGTAAGGCCTGGAGACAGTGTGGCCATCATTGGCGCTGGCCCCATCGGATTGGCAGCTTTGTTGACAGCCCAATTCTATTCACCTGCGGATATCATCGTGATAGATCATGACGAGCATCGGCTGGATGTGGCCAAAAAACTTGGTGCCACTAGGCTGGTGAATAGCAGTAATCGAGGGACAGTGGAAAAGGCCATGGCGATGACCATGGGCCGGGGTGTTGATGTGGCCATTGAGGCGGTGGGACTGCCGGAGACATTTGAAATCTGTCAAAGCATCATCGCCCCCGGCGGGCACATCGCCAACATCGGCGTGCATGGACAAAGCGTGCCCTTGCATCTGGAGCGGCTATGGAACCAGAACATCACCATCACCACCCGGCTGGTGGATGCGACAACCACCGCGCTGTTGCTCAAATCGGTGGTGTCAGGAAGGCTCCTTCCTCGGCAACTCATCACTCACCGCTTTCCATTTGGCGAGATACTTAGCGCCTACGACATCTTCGCTAAACCGTCTCATGAGAAAGCTCTGAAGATCATCTTAACCAATAGCTTTCCAGAAATGTCGGCAGGATAA
- a CDS encoding Gfo/Idh/MocA family protein: MATKKKLNIAVVGLGFGAEFIPIWQRHPNTVCYAICQRDPKKLNNIGDAFGVDVRYTDYREMLKDPAIDAVHINSPIPDHGWMSIEALQAGKHVACTVPMATNIEDCKKICDLVKKTGLSYMMMETVVYAREFLYMKEQYEKGVLGKLQFLQASHQQDMDGWPNYWPGLPPMWYATHCVGPVAALAGTPAEYVSCFGSGTIRPELVKEYGSPFAVETAHVKFKDSDLSARVIRSLFDTARQYRESIDVYGDKASIEWPLIEHEPLVLHTAKLPEHKIPKLVKAPDYAKRLPKAIRDFTTKGVYDLGKKTHLSFVQGSGHGGSHPHLAHEFASALIEGRAPFPNAKQSANWTCVGLCAHESALAGGKIVKLPAFTV, translated from the coding sequence ATGGCCACCAAGAAGAAGCTCAACATCGCCGTCGTCGGCCTCGGATTCGGGGCTGAATTTATCCCCATCTGGCAGCGCCATCCCAACACGGTTTGTTACGCCATTTGCCAGCGTGATCCCAAGAAGCTTAACAACATCGGTGATGCCTTCGGCGTGGACGTCCGTTACACTGACTACCGCGAGATGCTCAAGGATCCGGCGATTGATGCCGTCCATATCAATTCCCCCATTCCAGATCACGGGTGGATGTCTATCGAAGCCCTCCAGGCAGGCAAGCACGTTGCCTGCACGGTGCCCATGGCCACCAACATTGAGGACTGCAAAAAAATCTGTGACCTCGTCAAAAAAACAGGTCTCAGCTACATGATGATGGAGACAGTGGTGTATGCCCGCGAGTTTCTTTACATGAAGGAGCAGTATGAAAAAGGCGTCCTGGGCAAGCTTCAGTTCCTTCAAGCCAGCCATCAGCAGGACATGGATGGCTGGCCTAACTACTGGCCCGGCCTGCCCCCCATGTGGTATGCCACTCATTGTGTGGGACCCGTGGCTGCCCTCGCCGGCACCCCTGCAGAATACGTGAGCTGTTTTGGCTCCGGCACCATCCGTCCAGAGCTGGTCAAAGAATACGGCTCCCCTTTTGCTGTCGAAACCGCCCATGTGAAATTTAAGGACAGCGACCTCAGTGCTCGCGTGATCCGCAGCCTCTTCGATACCGCCCGCCAATACCGGGAGAGCATTGATGTCTATGGTGACAAGGCATCTATCGAGTGGCCACTCATCGAACACGAGCCGCTGGTCCTTCATACGGCCAAGCTTCCGGAACACAAAATCCCCAAACTTGTCAAAGCGCCCGACTACGCTAAGCGCCTGCCAAAAGCCATTCGCGACTTCACCACTAAGGGCGTTTATGACCTGGGCAAAAAGACCCATCTCAGCTTCGTGCAAGGGAGCGGGCATGGCGGCAGTCACCCCCACTTAGCCCACGAATTCGCCAGTGCGCTCATTGAAGGCCGCGCCCCCTTCCCCAATGCCAAACAATCCGCCAACTGGACATGCGTAGGTCTCTGCGCCCATGAATCCGCACTGGCCGGAGGCAAGATCGTGAAACTGCCTGCCTTCACGGTTTAA
- a CDS encoding succinate dehydrogenase/fumarate reductase iron-sulfur subunit, whose amino-acid sequence MSLLNLHLKIWRQNQGKPGHFQDIEAPEIPDHASFLEMMDIVNERLIQKGEEPVAFDHDCREGICGACSMTINGMPHGPEKATTTCQLHMRKFRTGDTIWIEPFRARAFPVIKDLIVDRTPFDRIQQAGGYISVRTGAAPDANSILIGKEVADSAMDAAECIGCGACVAACKNASAMLFVSAKAGQLNSLPQGQPEKARRTLGMVRQMDKEGFGNCTNQYECEAACPKEISVRWITKLNRDYQVAAVKEAFGGGIERAESGD is encoded by the coding sequence ATGTCCCTACTCAATCTTCACCTCAAAATCTGGCGTCAGAACCAAGGCAAGCCTGGCCACTTCCAGGACATCGAAGCGCCAGAGATCCCCGATCATGCTTCTTTTTTGGAGATGATGGACATCGTTAACGAACGTCTCATTCAGAAGGGCGAAGAGCCAGTGGCCTTTGACCACGACTGCCGTGAAGGCATCTGCGGGGCCTGTTCCATGACCATCAATGGCATGCCTCATGGTCCAGAAAAAGCCACCACGACCTGTCAGCTCCACATGCGGAAGTTCCGCACTGGGGACACCATCTGGATCGAGCCCTTCCGCGCCCGCGCATTCCCGGTCATCAAGGACCTCATCGTGGACCGGACTCCCTTTGACCGCATCCAGCAGGCAGGCGGATACATCAGCGTCCGCACAGGCGCTGCCCCGGATGCGAATAGCATCCTCATTGGCAAAGAAGTCGCTGACTCGGCCATGGACGCGGCGGAGTGCATCGGCTGTGGTGCCTGCGTGGCTGCGTGTAAAAACGCCAGTGCCATGCTGTTCGTTTCCGCCAAAGCTGGCCAGCTCAATTCCCTGCCCCAGGGCCAACCTGAAAAGGCCCGCCGCACCCTCGGCATGGTCCGCCAGATGGACAAGGAAGGCTTTGGAAACTGCACCAACCAATACGAGTGCGAAGCTGCGTGCCCGAAGGAGATCAGCGTGCGCTGGATCACCAAACTGAATCGCGACTATCAGGTCGCGGCAGTCAAAGAAGCTTTTGGTGGTGGCATTGAGCGTGCCGAAAGCGGGGACTGA
- a CDS encoding DUF6036 family nucleotidyltransferase has product MHNLHPELTEALGEMLDRLDSILRRGGYEGEPVQMYLAGGMAVHYYCGSRYTDDVDATFSKRLLLPYDQLAVSYMRQDNTASSIYLDPTYNDTFALLHPDHRELSVEWENIGNEHRLIHLRVFSALDLAVSKIARFSPSDQSDILALASRRLFNSEQLQEHADEALGYYVGDTRWIHLNLIQICQDIDLALSA; this is encoded by the coding sequence ATGCATAACCTGCATCCCGAACTCACGGAAGCCCTTGGGGAAATGCTAGATCGTCTGGACAGCATTCTTCGCCGGGGAGGTTATGAAGGCGAACCAGTACAAATGTACCTGGCTGGAGGAATGGCCGTTCATTACTACTGCGGTTCACGTTATACAGACGACGTGGATGCCACCTTCTCCAAACGGCTGCTACTCCCTTATGACCAACTGGCCGTCAGTTACATGAGACAGGATAACACGGCTTCCAGCATTTATCTCGATCCCACTTACAACGATACCTTTGCTCTGCTCCATCCAGATCACCGTGAACTTAGTGTCGAATGGGAAAACATCGGTAACGAACATCGGTTAATTCATCTGCGAGTATTTAGCGCCCTGGATTTGGCCGTTTCAAAAATCGCCCGCTTTTCGCCTTCTGATCAGTCTGATATCCTGGCCCTTGCTTCACGTCGTCTGTTTAATTCTGAACAGCTGCAGGAACATGCTGATGAAGCCCTCGGGTATTACGTTGGCGACACCCGATGGATTCACCTGAATCTAATTCAGATTTGCCAGGACATTGACCTAGCCCTCAGTGCCTGA
- a CDS encoding fumarate reductase/succinate dehydrogenase flavoprotein subunit produces the protein MPLDSKIPSGPMAQKWSNHKQDSKLINPKNKRKYTVLVVGSGLAGASAAATLSELGYQVKCFCFQDSPRRAHSIAAQGGINAAKNYQNDGDSVHRLFYDTVKGGDFRAREANVHRLAEESVNIIDQCAAQGVPFAREYGGGLANRSFGGAQVSRTFYARGQTGQQLLLGAYSALNKEIARGGVKMYSRMEMLEVVVVEGHAKGIITRDLVTGKIEAHSGDTVLLCTGGYGNVFYLSTNAMGCNVTSTWRAHKKGAYFANPCYTQIHPTCIPVSGEYQSKLTLMSESLRNDGRVWVPKNPADIGKSPSQIPEADRDYYLERKYPSFGNLAPRDISSRAAKEACDDGRGVGPGGRGVYLDFAEAIGQFGQKTIAERYGNLFEMYQRITGESAYTQPMRIYPAVHYTMGGLWVDYNLMSNLPGLHVLGEANFSDHGANRLGASALMQGLADGYFVIPTTIAPYLVTQSPGSVTTSHPEFKKALEDCQNQTNRFLNSKGKRSVDSFHRELGLLVWDKCGMARDKAGLAEALKRIPELREEFWANVTVPGSGAAANPELEKAGRVADFMEFAELLCLDASHREESCGGHFRSEYQYPDGEAKRDDENFCYAAAWEYTGDFSKPILNKEQLTFEEVHLSVRSYK, from the coding sequence ATGCCTCTCGACTCTAAGATCCCCTCCGGCCCGATGGCTCAAAAGTGGTCCAATCACAAGCAGGACTCCAAGCTGATCAACCCGAAGAACAAGCGCAAATATACCGTGCTCGTCGTCGGCAGCGGTCTGGCCGGGGCCTCCGCAGCGGCCACGCTTTCTGAGCTGGGTTACCAGGTGAAGTGCTTCTGCTTCCAGGACAGCCCCCGCCGTGCCCACTCCATCGCCGCCCAGGGCGGGATCAATGCCGCGAAGAATTACCAGAACGACGGCGACAGCGTTCACCGCCTGTTCTACGACACCGTCAAAGGCGGCGATTTCCGCGCCCGCGAGGCCAACGTCCATCGTCTGGCGGAAGAGAGCGTCAATATCATCGATCAATGTGCTGCCCAGGGTGTGCCCTTCGCCCGTGAATATGGTGGCGGCCTCGCCAACCGCTCATTCGGCGGTGCCCAGGTGAGTCGTACGTTTTATGCTCGTGGCCAGACTGGGCAGCAGCTCCTCCTGGGTGCTTATTCGGCACTCAACAAAGAGATCGCTCGTGGTGGCGTGAAGATGTACTCGCGCATGGAAATGCTGGAGGTCGTCGTCGTCGAAGGCCACGCCAAGGGCATCATCACTCGTGACTTGGTCACCGGCAAGATTGAGGCTCATTCTGGCGATACCGTGCTGCTGTGCACTGGTGGTTATGGCAACGTTTTTTATCTGTCCACGAATGCGATGGGTTGCAATGTTACATCCACCTGGCGTGCACATAAGAAGGGCGCGTATTTTGCAAACCCTTGTTATACCCAGATCCACCCGACCTGCATTCCAGTCAGTGGCGAGTATCAGAGCAAGCTGACGCTCATGTCAGAATCCCTGCGCAATGACGGACGTGTGTGGGTGCCGAAAAATCCTGCCGACATCGGCAAGTCCCCATCCCAGATACCTGAGGCTGACCGTGATTATTACCTGGAGCGCAAGTACCCTAGCTTTGGCAACTTGGCCCCGCGTGACATCTCTAGCCGTGCGGCCAAAGAAGCCTGCGATGACGGTCGCGGTGTAGGCCCAGGCGGACGTGGTGTCTATCTGGACTTCGCCGAGGCCATTGGCCAGTTTGGACAGAAGACCATCGCCGAGCGGTACGGCAACCTCTTTGAAATGTATCAGCGCATCACAGGTGAAAGCGCTTATACGCAGCCGATGCGTATCTACCCTGCTGTGCACTATACCATGGGTGGCCTGTGGGTGGACTATAACCTGATGAGCAACCTGCCCGGCCTGCATGTGCTGGGCGAGGCCAATTTCTCTGACCACGGTGCCAACCGCCTCGGTGCCAGCGCCCTCATGCAGGGGCTTGCCGACGGTTATTTCGTTATCCCAACCACCATCGCTCCGTATCTGGTCACCCAGAGCCCCGGCTCCGTGACCACCAGCCATCCTGAGTTCAAAAAAGCTCTGGAAGACTGCCAGAACCAGACCAACCGTTTTCTCAACAGCAAGGGCAAACGTAGTGTGGACAGCTTCCACCGTGAACTTGGCCTCCTCGTCTGGGATAAGTGCGGCATGGCCCGCGACAAGGCCGGTCTGGCCGAAGCTCTCAAGCGCATCCCTGAACTGCGTGAAGAGTTTTGGGCCAACGTCACAGTCCCCGGCTCCGGTGCCGCAGCCAACCCTGAGCTGGAAAAAGCCGGGCGCGTGGCCGATTTCATGGAGTTCGCCGAACTCCTCTGCCTGGACGCCAGTCATCGTGAAGAAAGCTGCGGCGGACACTTCCGCTCCGAATACCAGTATCCGGATGGCGAAGCCAAACGCGACGACGAAAACTTCTGCTACGCCGCCGCCTGGGAATACACGGGCGACTTCTCCAAGCCGATCCTCAACAAAGAGCAGCTCACCTTCGAAGAAGTCCATCTCTCGGTCCGCAGCTACAAGTGA
- a CDS encoding succinate dehydrogenase cytochrome b subunit: MSAVFDTLSRFYSSSIGKKILVALTGIILVAFILGHMIGNLLVFAGPEAINEYGHMLQTSLHGAGVWIARIGLLVAVVIHVVATIQLTVANRAARKEAYGKQKFQVSSTASRTMIWSGLTILAFIIYHLMHFTVRVGNEYNNPALYSYDLNGHSVHNVYKMVIDGFSWWPASVFYVIAMVLLCSHLGHGVASIFQTLGLTTHRTWPLIKKAGMAFALLILVGNCSIPIAILVFGYGR; the protein is encoded by the coding sequence ATGAGCGCCGTTTTTGACACCTTATCCCGATTTTACAGCTCCTCCATTGGCAAGAAAATCCTTGTCGCCCTGACAGGCATCATTCTTGTCGCCTTTATTCTCGGGCACATGATTGGAAATCTGCTCGTTTTTGCCGGTCCGGAGGCCATCAATGAATACGGCCATATGCTGCAAACCTCCCTCCATGGAGCCGGGGTATGGATCGCCCGTATTGGCCTGCTGGTGGCAGTGGTCATTCACGTTGTCGCGACCATCCAACTGACGGTCGCCAACCGGGCTGCCCGCAAGGAAGCGTATGGAAAGCAGAAGTTTCAGGTCTCTAGCACTGCCTCACGCACCATGATCTGGAGCGGCCTGACCATCCTGGCCTTCATCATTTACCACCTGATGCACTTCACCGTGCGGGTGGGCAATGAATACAACAACCCGGCGCTCTACAGCTATGACCTCAATGGCCACAGCGTCCACAATGTTTACAAGATGGTCATTGATGGCTTCTCCTGGTGGCCAGCCTCCGTCTTTTACGTGATCGCCATGGTGCTTCTTTGCAGCCACCTCGGTCATGGCGTGGCCAGCATTTTCCAGACTCTCGGCCTTACCACGCATCGCACTTGGCCGTTGATCAAGAAAGCCGGCATGGCTTTCGCCTTGCTCATCCTGGTGGGCAACTGCTCCATCCCTATTGCCATCCTGGTCTTTGGCTACGGCAGATAA
- a CDS encoding peptide chain release factor family protein, whose product MSLPNEELLQKRLTKLRIREEDLQEDFVRGSGPGGQKINKTSSTVVLRHVPSGLEVRCQRERSQVMNRYWARMELCDRMETIQAEAKMSLQNEREKTRRQNRPRPRGLKNRILKTKKNRSGVKKNRGRVSGDD is encoded by the coding sequence ATGTCTCTGCCGAATGAGGAACTTCTTCAAAAGCGCCTGACCAAGCTCCGCATTCGTGAGGAGGACTTGCAGGAGGATTTTGTCCGTGGCAGCGGACCCGGCGGGCAAAAGATCAACAAGACATCATCCACCGTCGTCTTGAGGCATGTGCCCAGTGGTCTGGAAGTGCGCTGTCAGCGCGAGCGTTCTCAGGTCATGAACCGTTACTGGGCTCGCATGGAGCTGTGCGACCGCATGGAGACCATCCAGGCCGAGGCTAAAATGTCTCTGCAAAACGAACGCGAAAAAACCCGCCGCCAAAACCGTCCTCGTCCCCGTGGCCTCAAAAACCGCATTCTAAAGACGAAGAAAAACCGCTCTGGCGTGAAAAAGAATCGCGGCCGCGTGAGTGGGGATGATTGA
- a CDS encoding ABC transporter ATP-binding protein, with protein MSLISLSHISKSYREPGSGNVVPVLRDVSLTIQAGESVAIVGPSGCGKSTLLNILGTLDVPDEGDYVFDGTSIAGSSPVQLAALRSEKVGFIFQLHHLMPQCTVLENVLLPTLALKTKPDAATLQKRAESLLKSVGLQDRLNWKPAQLSGGERQRVAVVRALINQPKVILADEPTGALDEKNAESLTSLLLELQQTTGTTLVMVTHHPAQAARMGRTLKLHEGMLVG; from the coding sequence ATGTCTCTGATTTCCCTTTCCCACATATCGAAGTCCTATCGCGAACCCGGAAGCGGCAACGTGGTGCCCGTTTTGCGTGATGTTTCCCTGACCATTCAGGCGGGGGAATCGGTGGCTATCGTCGGCCCTTCTGGCTGCGGTAAAAGCACACTGCTCAACATCCTCGGCACACTGGATGTGCCGGACGAGGGGGATTACGTCTTTGATGGAACCAGTATCGCTGGCAGCAGCCCAGTACAACTGGCGGCGCTGCGCAGTGAAAAGGTGGGTTTCATCTTCCAACTCCACCATCTCATGCCGCAGTGCACGGTGCTGGAAAATGTACTGCTGCCGACCCTGGCACTGAAGACAAAACCGGATGCGGCCACACTCCAGAAGCGGGCAGAGTCTCTCTTAAAATCCGTGGGCTTGCAGGACCGTCTCAATTGGAAACCCGCCCAGCTTTCTGGCGGCGAGCGCCAGCGAGTGGCGGTGGTGCGTGCCTTGATCAACCAGCCCAAGGTGATCCTGGCGGATGAGCCGACCGGAGCGCTCGATGAAAAGAACGCTGAATCTCTGACCAGCCTGCTTTTAGAACTGCAGCAAACTACGGGTACAACCCTTGTTATGGTTACCCATCACCCCGCCCAGGCTGCCCGTATGGGGAGAACGCTGAAGTTGCATGAAGGGATGCTGGTGGGCTAA
- a CDS encoding sugar phosphate isomerase/epimerase family protein yields MNTRRHFLTTLLGTSATGFLAAQEAGLSYKGENIQFGLVTYMWGAEWDLPTLITNCEAADVLGVELRVQHAHKVEPALNAEQRKEVRLRFENSSVKVLGMGTNAMFHSPDAAELQKNIASAKEYIKLSHDIGGSGVKVKPNNLPKDVPVEKTLEQIGKALAELGDYALGFGQEIRLEVHGDVCDLGQNKTIMEVAARDNVRVCWNSNPDDLKGEGIEANFAKVLPYLGKTAHIREVNQGSYPYDKLTQLLVEADYEGWVLLEARGKPVDLVSALAEQKKLFMSLVTAARKAAA; encoded by the coding sequence ATGAATACCCGCCGTCATTTCCTCACCACTCTGCTGGGCACTAGCGCCACTGGTTTCCTCGCTGCGCAGGAAGCCGGGCTGAGCTACAAAGGGGAGAACATTCAATTTGGCCTAGTGACGTATATGTGGGGAGCGGAATGGGATCTGCCAACACTCATCACCAACTGCGAAGCTGCGGATGTGCTGGGGGTGGAACTGCGAGTACAGCATGCTCATAAAGTGGAACCGGCGCTGAATGCTGAGCAGAGGAAAGAAGTCCGCCTGCGGTTTGAAAACTCTTCCGTCAAAGTGCTCGGCATGGGCACGAATGCCATGTTTCACAGCCCGGACGCGGCGGAACTCCAGAAAAACATCGCCAGCGCCAAGGAGTACATCAAGCTCAGCCATGATATCGGTGGCAGCGGAGTGAAGGTAAAACCGAATAATCTGCCCAAGGATGTACCGGTGGAAAAAACGCTGGAGCAGATTGGCAAGGCCCTGGCGGAGCTGGGGGATTACGCGCTGGGGTTTGGCCAGGAAATCCGCCTGGAAGTGCATGGCGATGTGTGTGACCTGGGCCAGAACAAGACCATTATGGAAGTGGCTGCGCGGGATAATGTGCGCGTGTGCTGGAACTCGAATCCAGATGATCTCAAAGGAGAAGGAATTGAGGCGAACTTCGCGAAAGTGCTGCCTTACTTGGGCAAAACGGCGCATATCCGCGAAGTCAATCAAGGCAGCTACCCCTATGACAAACTGACCCAACTGCTGGTGGAAGCAGACTATGAAGGCTGGGTGCTGCTGGAAGCACGCGGCAAACCTGTGGACCTTGTCAGCGCCCTGGCAGAGCAAAAGAAGCTCTTCATGAGCCTGGTCACGGCAGCACGTAAAGCAGCAGCATAG
- a CDS encoding SPFH and helix-turn-helix domain-containing protein, with amino-acid sequence MGLMDYLKGQFLEIIQWTDDSRDTLSWRFPDEDKEIKRGAQLIVRESQIAQFVYLGQFGDTFMPGKHDLVTDNIPILSTLKGWKYGFESPFKADIYYVTTRLFTGNKWGTSNPIMMRDQDFGIVRVRAFGTFDFRIIEPRIFLKEVAGSDHHFRLDEFADTMRSRIISVFTDALASAKVPVLDLATRYSEMGEALLPLINPAMMGKYGIEITSFLLENASVPPEVEAAIDKRSSMSAVGNLNDYVKFQMAEGMAKGGGGPAGAAAEIAMGFGMANQMFAQGAFNANGPQATPAAGGATPPQLPNSAPAAAVANAGILTPTQVAEVLGVSEGDVIASIEAGDIKGKKIGTQYRITQAALDEFLAH; translated from the coding sequence ATGGGCCTCATGGATTACCTCAAGGGACAGTTTCTGGAAATCATCCAGTGGACGGACGACTCACGCGATACGCTCTCTTGGCGTTTCCCGGATGAGGACAAGGAAATCAAGCGCGGAGCGCAGCTCATCGTGCGTGAATCGCAGATCGCTCAGTTTGTTTATCTGGGGCAGTTTGGGGATACCTTCATGCCTGGGAAGCATGATCTGGTGACAGATAACATCCCGATCCTTTCCACGCTGAAGGGCTGGAAGTATGGTTTTGAATCCCCTTTCAAGGCGGACATCTATTACGTTACCACCCGACTTTTTACCGGTAACAAGTGGGGGACTAGCAACCCCATCATGATGCGGGACCAGGACTTCGGGATCGTCCGTGTCCGCGCCTTTGGCACATTTGATTTTCGCATCATTGAGCCCCGAATCTTCCTCAAGGAAGTGGCCGGATCTGACCATCATTTCCGCCTGGATGAATTTGCCGACACGATGCGCAGCCGCATCATCAGCGTCTTCACTGATGCACTGGCCTCGGCCAAGGTGCCGGTGCTGGACCTGGCCACACGCTACAGTGAAATGGGGGAGGCATTGCTGCCACTGATCAACCCAGCGATGATGGGCAAGTATGGCATCGAGATCACCAGCTTCCTTTTGGAAAATGCCAGCGTGCCGCCAGAGGTGGAGGCAGCCATCGACAAGCGCAGCAGTATGAGCGCTGTGGGGAATCTAAACGATTATGTGAAGTTCCAGATGGCCGAAGGAATGGCCAAAGGCGGCGGCGGACCAGCCGGAGCTGCGGCTGAAATCGCCATGGGGTTTGGCATGGCCAACCAGATGTTCGCTCAAGGCGCTTTCAACGCCAACGGGCCTCAGGCCACGCCGGCCGCAGGTGGAGCCACACCGCCACAGCTTCCCAACTCTGCACCGGCCGCAGCAGTGGCTAATGCAGGCATCCTCACCCCCACGCAGGTGGCAGAGGTGCTGGGCGTAAGCGAGGGAGACGTTATCGCCAGCATTGAGGCTGGCGACATCAAGGGTAAAAAGATCGGCACGCAATATCGCATCACCCAGGCGGCGCTGGATGAATTCCTGGCGCATTGA